Proteins from a genomic interval of Gemmatimonadota bacterium:
- a CDS encoding XrtA system polysaccharide deacetylase, producing MIEHHFTVDVEEYFQVSALEAVVDRASWGERESRVEYATGRLLDLLEEAGARGTFFVLGWIAERHRDLVRRIAEAGHEVASHGFGHRRVSTLTPDQFRESVRRARGVLEDIVGTEILGYRAPTFSILPGGEWALDILIEEGHTYDSSLFPVPRPGYGYRASAPRYPYWIERPAGRLVEVPPTTLRRWGANLPAAGGAYLRLFPYSLTRSALREAESRDQPGTLYVHPWEVDPEQPRVPAPLSVRVRHYGGLTRVHSRLRRVLREFRFRPVAETVAGL from the coding sequence GTGATCGAGCACCATTTTACGGTCGACGTCGAAGAATATTTCCAGGTCAGCGCGCTCGAGGCGGTCGTCGATCGAGCGTCCTGGGGCGAGCGCGAAAGTCGCGTGGAGTATGCCACCGGGCGCCTCCTGGATCTCCTGGAGGAGGCCGGTGCGCGCGGGACCTTCTTCGTCCTGGGGTGGATCGCCGAACGGCACCGCGATCTGGTGCGCCGCATAGCCGAAGCCGGCCACGAAGTGGCTTCGCATGGCTTCGGCCACCGCCGCGTGTCTACCCTGACGCCGGACCAGTTTCGCGAGTCGGTCCGGCGCGCGCGGGGCGTCCTGGAGGACATCGTGGGAACTGAGATCCTGGGGTACCGGGCGCCGACGTTCTCGATCCTGCCGGGGGGTGAATGGGCCCTCGACATCCTGATCGAGGAAGGCCACACCTACGATTCCAGCCTGTTTCCCGTGCCCCGGCCGGGCTACGGCTACCGCGCCTCGGCACCGCGCTACCCGTACTGGATCGAGCGGCCCGCCGGCCGACTCGTGGAGGTGCCGCCGACGACGCTGCGTCGGTGGGGCGCCAACCTGCCGGCCGCGGGCGGCGCCTATCTGCGCCTCTTCCCGTACTCGCTCACGCGCTCGGCGCTGCGGGAGGCGGAGTCCAGGGACCAGCCAGGTACGCTGTACGTGCACCCGTGGGAGGTGGACCCGGAGCAGCCGCGGGTGCCGGCGCCCCTGTCGGTGCGCGTGCGCCATTACGGCGGCCTCACGCGGGTACATTCTCGACTTCGCCGGGTCCTCCGGGAATTCCGGTTTCGGCCCGTGGCCGAGACCGTGGCCGGACTGTAG
- a CDS encoding GNAT family N-acetyltransferase gives MRIAPFDGDAAEWDAFVAATPGGTFCHLHAWRAVLADGLGHDLGLLAARTGRELEGVLSLAAVRGPLGSFLVSVPFLNYGGAIGTRAARTELISHAVEEGRARGVDLVELRRRTPAADALAGGHDVPGLIPEVRVSDRRVTVVLPLPATADELWDGFRSKLRAQVRRPMKEGMEARFGADQTGPFYGVLARNMRDLGTPVLPRRFFDAIVRGLPAEATIGVVYHEGRPAAGGFGFLWRGELEMTWASAVRSLNRLAPNMLLYWEFMRHAIGRGASTFNFGRCPPGGGTHRFKLQWGGVDEPLPWLQWSASGAGGTPSPSSGRLALATRIWRRLPVRVATALGPRIARTIP, from the coding sequence ATGCGTATCGCACCATTCGACGGAGACGCTGCCGAGTGGGACGCGTTCGTCGCGGCCACCCCCGGCGGCACCTTCTGCCACCTGCACGCTTGGCGGGCCGTGCTGGCGGACGGGCTGGGCCACGATCTGGGCCTGCTCGCGGCCCGTACTGGGCGAGAGCTGGAAGGGGTTCTGTCGCTGGCGGCGGTGCGCGGCCCGTTGGGTTCCTTCCTGGTGTCGGTGCCTTTTCTCAACTACGGCGGAGCGATCGGGACGCGCGCAGCGCGGACCGAGCTGATCTCTCACGCCGTGGAGGAGGGAAGGGCGAGGGGAGTAGACCTGGTGGAGCTGCGCCGCCGGACGCCCGCGGCGGACGCCCTCGCCGGCGGGCACGACGTCCCGGGGCTGATTCCGGAGGTACGCGTGAGCGATCGGCGGGTGACCGTGGTGCTGCCGCTGCCGGCGACCGCTGACGAGCTGTGGGACGGCTTCCGCTCCAAGCTCCGGGCCCAGGTGCGCAGGCCCATGAAGGAGGGCATGGAGGCGCGCTTCGGCGCCGACCAGACGGGTCCCTTCTACGGCGTCCTGGCCAGAAACATGAGGGACCTGGGGACGCCCGTGCTGCCGCGCCGATTCTTCGACGCCATCGTGCGCGGCCTCCCCGCCGAGGCGACCATCGGCGTCGTCTACCACGAGGGTCGGCCGGCCGCCGGGGGCTTCGGTTTCCTGTGGCGCGGCGAGTTGGAGATGACCTGGGCGTCGGCGGTTCGTTCGCTGAACCGACTCGCCCCGAACATGCTGCTGTACTGGGAGTTCATGCGGCACGCCATCGGGCGCGGCGCGTCGACGTTCAACTTCGGGCGCTGCCCGCCGGGCGGCGGGACGCACCGGTTCAAGCTGCAGTGGGGAGGCGTCGACGAGCCGCTACCCTGGCTCCAGTGGTCCGCATCGGGCGCCGGCGGGACGCCATCGCCGTCTTCGGGGC